The region AGGCGATGGCGATGATCGTGCGCGGCTTTGTCGAGCCGATCGCCAAGGAGCTGCCCATGGAGTACGCGCTTGAACTCAACCGGCTGATCGAGCTGCAGATGGAAGGCGCGGTCGGCTAAGACCCGCCGCCGGAAAACAGCTGGTGGCCCGCCCCTTCCGGCGGGCCCGAGGATCTCAACTGACGCAGGAAAGAGAGCAGACCGACAGCCATGGCTGAGGCTCAGAACATCCCGGTGGGGTCCACCACCGCCGGCCAGATCGCGGTGGCCGCCGAGTCGACCGTCGCCACGCGCATGAGCGCGCCCCCGTCCTTCGACGTGGCGGACTTCCCGGTCCCCCACGGCCGCGAGGAGGAGTGGCGGTTCACTCCGCTGGAGCGCCTGCGCGGGCTGCACGACGGGACCGCGGTCGCGACCGGCAACGGCCTGAAGGTCGACGTGGAGGCGCCCGCGGGCGTCGTCGTGGAGACCGTCGGCCGTGACGACGCGCGCCTCGGCAGGGCGGGCACTCCGGTGGACCGCGTCGCCGCCCAGGCGTACTCCGCGTTCGAGAAGGCCGGCGTGATCACCGTCCCCAAGGAGACGGTGCTCACCGAGCCCATCCGCGTCGCGGTGCACGGAGAGGGCGGCGTCGCCTACGGCCACCAGGTCGTGGAGCTCGGAGCCTTCGCCGAGGCCGTCGTCGTCATCGACCACACCGGTGACGCCGTGCTCGCCGCCAACGTCGACTACATCCTGGGCGACGGCGCCAAGCTCACCGTCGTCTCCGTCCAGGACTGGGACGACAAGGCCGTGCACGTGGGCCAGCACAACGCGCTGATCGGCCGGGACGCCACGTTCAAGTCATTCGTGGTCACGTTCGGCGGCGACCTCGTGCGCCTGCACCCGCGCGTGGCCTACGCCGGCACCGGCGGTGAGGCCGAGCTGTTCGGTCTCTACTTCACGGACGCGGGCCAGCACCAGGAGCACCGTCTGCTGGTCGACCACAACACCCCGCACTGCAAGTCGAACGTCGCCTACAAGGGCGCGCTCCAGGGCGACGGCGCGCACGCCGTGTGGATCGGTGATGTCCTCATCGAGGCCAAGGCCGAGGGCACGGACACGTACGAGATGAACCGCAACCTGGTTCTGACCGACGGCGCCCGCGTCGACTCCGTGCCGAATCTGGAGATCGAGACCGGCGAGATCGTCGGCGCCGGACACGCCTCCGCGACCGGCCGCTTCGACGACGAGCAGCTCTTCTACCTGATGGCCCGCGGCATCCCCGCCGACGAGGCCCGCCGACTGGTGGTCCGCGGGTTCTTCGCCGAGCTCGTGCAGCAGATCGGTGTCGACGACATCGAGCAGCGCCTTCTCGTGAAGATCGACGAGGAGCTGGAGGCGTCGGTCTGATGACCAGCAC is a window of Streptomyces mirabilis DNA encoding:
- the sufD gene encoding Fe-S cluster assembly protein SufD, giving the protein MAEAQNIPVGSTTAGQIAVAAESTVATRMSAPPSFDVADFPVPHGREEEWRFTPLERLRGLHDGTAVATGNGLKVDVEAPAGVVVETVGRDDARLGRAGTPVDRVAAQAYSAFEKAGVITVPKETVLTEPIRVAVHGEGGVAYGHQVVELGAFAEAVVVIDHTGDAVLAANVDYILGDGAKLTVVSVQDWDDKAVHVGQHNALIGRDATFKSFVVTFGGDLVRLHPRVAYAGTGGEAELFGLYFTDAGQHQEHRLLVDHNTPHCKSNVAYKGALQGDGAHAVWIGDVLIEAKAEGTDTYEMNRNLVLTDGARVDSVPNLEIETGEIVGAGHASATGRFDDEQLFYLMARGIPADEARRLVVRGFFAELVQQIGVDDIEQRLLVKIDEELEASV